The following are from one region of the Salmo trutta chromosome 20, fSalTru1.1, whole genome shotgun sequence genome:
- the LOC115155487 gene encoding oxysterol-binding protein-related protein 6-like isoform X1, with translation MSHHHHRNPSQGSHRTMSAEERSSTPIRHHKTPTHKSASSSSSSQRDSRQEADSWEIIEGLKIGQSNVQRPDKHEGFMLKKRKWPLKGWHKRFFVLDNGMLKYSKSPIDIQKGKLHGCIDVGLSVMSIKKRARRIDLDTEEHLYHLKIKSPDIFDSWVVKLRHHRLYRQNEIVRSPRDATIRTFPPPASTESPIPHPHPASPAAGQHEVKQTKPTSLPPWQSPPAPSSSTSLPPWQSPQAPSSSTSLPPWQSPQAPSTRSSLPASYSNGQSKVAAWLQESEEMDKCTEELARCQSSLIELSRLLQSLEGLQRTQSAPNFTDMQHSSVDMSKKNKRMNRRWRTKSVCKDSKLQNQVPSLPVSASMSPTRLHSSNPNLCAEQVDFQTPVSRQIPDNMECGGDYIKLQEDFCLIAQKVHSMLKSAFNTVAMEKEKIKSVLSDQEQSERSAQVIALRKSLSQALSQNAELKTRLGRIHSESVLSEQTISVNLITSPDEGGEQRGIPLTQQTSNESRLSMSESVSEFFDAQEVLLSASSSENEASDDESYVSDVSDNISEDNASVTDNVSRQMPNGDLAGSAFRNGRRPCLPAPSPDCSNINLWNILRNNIGKDLSKVSMPVELNEPLNTLQHMCEELEYTELLDRAADTEDPYERMAIMAAFVISGYSSTYYRAGSKPFNPLLGETYECIREDKGMCFIAEQVSHHPPISACHADSNKFTFLQDVRWKNKFWGKSMEILPIGTVNVILPSFGDHYEWNKVTTCVHNILSGRRWIEHYGEITIRNTKSSACICKLTFVKGNYWSSNVNEVQGFVMDQEGKVVHRLFGKWHEGLYCGVPPSARCIWRPGSMPTDYELYYGFTRFAIELNELCPEMQDLLPPTDARFRPDQRHLEEGNVEMAASEKQRIEDMQRTRRKWQDENDIKHEPRFFKKVVDANQRERWVTNNTYWELRKSPGFINMENPNLW, from the exons gAGGCAGACAGCTGGGAAATCATTGAGGGACTGAAAATCGGTCAGAGCAACGTCCAGAGGCCAGATAAACACGAAGGCTTCATGTTGAAGAAGCGGAAATGGCCACTGAAAGGCTGGCACAAG CGTTTTTTTGTCCTGGACAATGGGATGCTGAAGTACTCCAAGTCACCAATTGAT ATTCAGAAAGGCAAGCTGCATGGCTGCATTGATGTGGGTCTCTCTGTCATGTCCATCAAGAAGAGAGCCCGCCGCATTGACTTGGACACAGAGGAGCATCTCTACCACCTCAAG ATCAAGTCTCCAGACATCTTTGACTCCTGGGTGGTCAAGCTGCGCCACCACCGTCTCTACCGGCAGAATGAGATCGTCCGCTCCCCCCGAGACGCCACCATAAGGACGTTTCCTCCCCCTGCCAGCACCGAGTCCCCCATCCCTCACCCCCACCCAGCCTCCCCCGCTGCAGGACAACATGAAGTAAAG CAGACCAAGCCCACCAGTCTTCCACCATGGCAGTCCCCCCCGGCCCCCAGTAGCAGCACCAGCCTCCCACCATGGCAGTCCCCCCAGGCCCCCAGTAGCAGCACCAGTCTTCCACCATGGCAGTCCCCCCAGGCCCCCAGTACCAGGagcagcctgcctgcctcctACAGTAACGGACAGAGCAAGGTGGCTGCATGGCTCCAGGAGTCAGAGGAGATGGACAAGTGTACAGAGG AGCTCGCCCGCTGCCAGTCCAGCCTGATTGAGCTGAGCAGGTTACTGCAGAGCCTGGAGGGCCTACAGAGGACCCAGTCAGCGCCCAATTTCACTGACatgcag CATAGTTCTGTAGACATGTCAAAGAAAAACAAGCGCATGAACAGAAGATGGAGAACCAAAAGTGTCTGCAAAGATTCAAAATTGCAGAATCAG gtcccctctctccctgtgagtGCCAGTATGTCGCCCACgcgcctccactcctccaacccCAACCTGTGCGCTGAGCAGGTGGACTTCCAGACCCCTGTCTCTCGCCAGATTCCTGACAACATGGAGTGTGGCGGTGACTACATCAAACTACAGGAGGACTTCTGCCTCATCGCTCAGAaag TCCACTCCATGTTGAAGTCTGCATTCAACACggtggccatggagaaggagaagaTAAAATCTGTTCTCTCAGACCAGGAGCAGTCAGAGCGGTCTGCCCAGGTCATCGCCCTCAGGAAGTCTCTGTCACAG GCCCTGTCCCAAAACGCTGAGCTTAAAACCCGACTGGGCCGCATCCACTCTGAGTCGGTCCTGTCTGAACAAACGATCAGTGTGAACCTCATCACCAGTCCTGatgag GGGGGGGAGCAGAGGGGAATCCCTCTGACTCAACAGACGTCCAATGAGAGCAGGCTGTCTATGTCAGAGTCTGTGTCGGAGTTCTTCGACGCCCAGGAAGTACTGCTGTCAGCCAGCTCGTCAGAGAACGAG GCCTCAGACGATGAATCATACGTCAGCGATGTGAGCGATAATATTTCAGAAGACAATGCCAGCGTGACTGATAACGTCTCCAGACAAA TGCCGAACGGAGACCTGGCTGGAAGTGCCTTCCGTAACGGGCGACGCCCGTGTCTCCCCGCCCCCTCGCCAGACTGCAGCAACATCAACCTGTGGAACATCCTGAGGAACAACATAGGGAAGGACCTGTCCAAGGTGTCCATGCCTGTGGAGCTCAATGAGCCCCTCAACACCCTGCAGCACATGTGTGAAGAGCTGGAGTACACTGAGCTACTAGACAGGGCTGCCGATACGGAGGACCCCTATGAACGCATG GCCATTATGGCAGCGTTCGTCATCTCAGGGTACTCCTCCACGTACTACAGAGCGGGAAGCAAGCCATTCAACCCTTTACTGGGAGAGACGTATGAATGTATCCGTGAGGACAAGGGCATGTGTTTTATCGCTGAGCAG GTGAGCCACCATCCACCCATATCAGCTTGTCACGCTGATTCCAACAAGTTCACCTTCTTGCAAG ATGTCAGATGGAAAAACAAATTCTGGgggaaatcaatggaaatcctCCCGATTGGCACCGTTAATGTTATCCTTCCAAg CTTTGGTGACCACTATGAATGGAACAAAGTTACCACCTGCGTGCACAACATCCTAAGCGGCAGAAGGTGGATCGAACACTACGGAGAGATCACCATTAGGAACACCAAAAGCAGTGCCTGTATCTGCAAACTTACCTTCGTCAAG GGAAATTACTGGAGTTCTAATGTGAATGAGGTTCAAGGGTTTGTGATGGACCAAGAGGGGAAGGTAGTGCATCGGCTGTTCGGAAAATGGCATGAGGGCCTTTACTGTGGAGTCCCGCCCTCTGCCAGATGCATCTGGAGGCCAG GGTCCATGCCCACAGACTATGAGCTGTATTATGGCTTTACCAGGTTTGCCATTGAGCTCAATGAGCTTTGCCCTGAGATGCAAGACCTGCTACCACCCACAGATGCCCGCTTCAGACCCGATCAAAG ACACCTGGAGGAGGGGAATGTGGAAATGGCAGCCTCAGAAAAGCAGCGTATTGAGGACATGCAGCGCACCAGGAGGAAGTGGCAAGACGAGAACGACATTAAGCACGAACCACGCTTCTTCAA GAAAGTGGTTGATGCCAATCAAAGGGAGCGCTGGGTCACTAACAACACCTACTGGGAGCTTCGCAAATCCCCCGGCTTCATCAACATGGAAAACCCTAATCTATGGTAG
- the LOC115155487 gene encoding oxysterol-binding protein-related protein 6-like isoform X3 — MSHHHHRNPSQGSHRTMSAEERSSTPIRHHKTPTHKSASSSSSSQRDSRQEADSWEIIEGLKIGQSNVQRPDKHEGFMLKKRKWPLKGWHKRFFVLDNGMLKYSKSPIDIQKGKLHGCIDVGLSVMSIKKRARRIDLDTEEHLYHLKIKSPDIFDSWVVKLRHHRLYRQNEIVRSPRDATIRTFPPPASTESPIPHPHPASPAAGQHEVKQTKPTSLPPWQSPPAPSSSTSLPPWQSPQAPSSSTSLPPWQSPQAPSTRSSLPASYSNGQSKVAAWLQESEEMDKCTEELARCQSSLIELSRLLQSLEGLQRTQSAPNFTDMQVPSLPVSASMSPTRLHSSNPNLCAEQVDFQTPVSRQIPDNMECGGDYIKLQEDFCLIAQKVHSMLKSAFNTVAMEKEKIKSVLSDQEQSERSAQVIALRKSLSQALSQNAELKTRLGRIHSESVLSEQTISVNLITSPDEGGEQRGIPLTQQTSNESRLSMSESVSEFFDAQEVLLSASSSENEASDDESYVSDVSDNISEDNASVTDNVSRQMPNGDLAGSAFRNGRRPCLPAPSPDCSNINLWNILRNNIGKDLSKVSMPVELNEPLNTLQHMCEELEYTELLDRAADTEDPYERMAIMAAFVISGYSSTYYRAGSKPFNPLLGETYECIREDKGMCFIAEQVSHHPPISACHADSNKFTFLQDVRWKNKFWGKSMEILPIGTVNVILPSFGDHYEWNKVTTCVHNILSGRRWIEHYGEITIRNTKSSACICKLTFVKGNYWSSNVNEVQGFVMDQEGKVVHRLFGKWHEGLYCGVPPSARCIWRPGSMPTDYELYYGFTRFAIELNELCPEMQDLLPPTDARFRPDQRHLEEGNVEMAASEKQRIEDMQRTRRKWQDENDIKHEPRFFKKVVDANQRERWVTNNTYWELRKSPGFINMENPNLW; from the exons gAGGCAGACAGCTGGGAAATCATTGAGGGACTGAAAATCGGTCAGAGCAACGTCCAGAGGCCAGATAAACACGAAGGCTTCATGTTGAAGAAGCGGAAATGGCCACTGAAAGGCTGGCACAAG CGTTTTTTTGTCCTGGACAATGGGATGCTGAAGTACTCCAAGTCACCAATTGAT ATTCAGAAAGGCAAGCTGCATGGCTGCATTGATGTGGGTCTCTCTGTCATGTCCATCAAGAAGAGAGCCCGCCGCATTGACTTGGACACAGAGGAGCATCTCTACCACCTCAAG ATCAAGTCTCCAGACATCTTTGACTCCTGGGTGGTCAAGCTGCGCCACCACCGTCTCTACCGGCAGAATGAGATCGTCCGCTCCCCCCGAGACGCCACCATAAGGACGTTTCCTCCCCCTGCCAGCACCGAGTCCCCCATCCCTCACCCCCACCCAGCCTCCCCCGCTGCAGGACAACATGAAGTAAAG CAGACCAAGCCCACCAGTCTTCCACCATGGCAGTCCCCCCCGGCCCCCAGTAGCAGCACCAGCCTCCCACCATGGCAGTCCCCCCAGGCCCCCAGTAGCAGCACCAGTCTTCCACCATGGCAGTCCCCCCAGGCCCCCAGTACCAGGagcagcctgcctgcctcctACAGTAACGGACAGAGCAAGGTGGCTGCATGGCTCCAGGAGTCAGAGGAGATGGACAAGTGTACAGAGG AGCTCGCCCGCTGCCAGTCCAGCCTGATTGAGCTGAGCAGGTTACTGCAGAGCCTGGAGGGCCTACAGAGGACCCAGTCAGCGCCCAATTTCACTGACatgcag gtcccctctctccctgtgagtGCCAGTATGTCGCCCACgcgcctccactcctccaacccCAACCTGTGCGCTGAGCAGGTGGACTTCCAGACCCCTGTCTCTCGCCAGATTCCTGACAACATGGAGTGTGGCGGTGACTACATCAAACTACAGGAGGACTTCTGCCTCATCGCTCAGAaag TCCACTCCATGTTGAAGTCTGCATTCAACACggtggccatggagaaggagaagaTAAAATCTGTTCTCTCAGACCAGGAGCAGTCAGAGCGGTCTGCCCAGGTCATCGCCCTCAGGAAGTCTCTGTCACAG GCCCTGTCCCAAAACGCTGAGCTTAAAACCCGACTGGGCCGCATCCACTCTGAGTCGGTCCTGTCTGAACAAACGATCAGTGTGAACCTCATCACCAGTCCTGatgag GGGGGGGAGCAGAGGGGAATCCCTCTGACTCAACAGACGTCCAATGAGAGCAGGCTGTCTATGTCAGAGTCTGTGTCGGAGTTCTTCGACGCCCAGGAAGTACTGCTGTCAGCCAGCTCGTCAGAGAACGAG GCCTCAGACGATGAATCATACGTCAGCGATGTGAGCGATAATATTTCAGAAGACAATGCCAGCGTGACTGATAACGTCTCCAGACAAA TGCCGAACGGAGACCTGGCTGGAAGTGCCTTCCGTAACGGGCGACGCCCGTGTCTCCCCGCCCCCTCGCCAGACTGCAGCAACATCAACCTGTGGAACATCCTGAGGAACAACATAGGGAAGGACCTGTCCAAGGTGTCCATGCCTGTGGAGCTCAATGAGCCCCTCAACACCCTGCAGCACATGTGTGAAGAGCTGGAGTACACTGAGCTACTAGACAGGGCTGCCGATACGGAGGACCCCTATGAACGCATG GCCATTATGGCAGCGTTCGTCATCTCAGGGTACTCCTCCACGTACTACAGAGCGGGAAGCAAGCCATTCAACCCTTTACTGGGAGAGACGTATGAATGTATCCGTGAGGACAAGGGCATGTGTTTTATCGCTGAGCAG GTGAGCCACCATCCACCCATATCAGCTTGTCACGCTGATTCCAACAAGTTCACCTTCTTGCAAG ATGTCAGATGGAAAAACAAATTCTGGgggaaatcaatggaaatcctCCCGATTGGCACCGTTAATGTTATCCTTCCAAg CTTTGGTGACCACTATGAATGGAACAAAGTTACCACCTGCGTGCACAACATCCTAAGCGGCAGAAGGTGGATCGAACACTACGGAGAGATCACCATTAGGAACACCAAAAGCAGTGCCTGTATCTGCAAACTTACCTTCGTCAAG GGAAATTACTGGAGTTCTAATGTGAATGAGGTTCAAGGGTTTGTGATGGACCAAGAGGGGAAGGTAGTGCATCGGCTGTTCGGAAAATGGCATGAGGGCCTTTACTGTGGAGTCCCGCCCTCTGCCAGATGCATCTGGAGGCCAG GGTCCATGCCCACAGACTATGAGCTGTATTATGGCTTTACCAGGTTTGCCATTGAGCTCAATGAGCTTTGCCCTGAGATGCAAGACCTGCTACCACCCACAGATGCCCGCTTCAGACCCGATCAAAG ACACCTGGAGGAGGGGAATGTGGAAATGGCAGCCTCAGAAAAGCAGCGTATTGAGGACATGCAGCGCACCAGGAGGAAGTGGCAAGACGAGAACGACATTAAGCACGAACCACGCTTCTTCAA GAAAGTGGTTGATGCCAATCAAAGGGAGCGCTGGGTCACTAACAACACCTACTGGGAGCTTCGCAAATCCCCCGGCTTCATCAACATGGAAAACCCTAATCTATGGTAG
- the LOC115155487 gene encoding oxysterol-binding protein-related protein 6-like isoform X2 yields MSHHHHRNPSQGSHRTMSAEERSSTPIRHHKTPTHKSASSSSSSQRDSRQEADSWEIIEGLKIGQSNVQRPDKHEGFMLKKRKWPLKGWHKRFFVLDNGMLKYSKSPIDIQKGKLHGCIDVGLSVMSIKKRARRIDLDTEEHLYHLKIKSPDIFDSWVVKLRHHRLYRQNEIVRSPRDATIRTFPPPASTESPIPHPHPASPAAGQHEVKTKPTSLPPWQSPPAPSSSTSLPPWQSPQAPSSSTSLPPWQSPQAPSTRSSLPASYSNGQSKVAAWLQESEEMDKCTEELARCQSSLIELSRLLQSLEGLQRTQSAPNFTDMQHSSVDMSKKNKRMNRRWRTKSVCKDSKLQNQVPSLPVSASMSPTRLHSSNPNLCAEQVDFQTPVSRQIPDNMECGGDYIKLQEDFCLIAQKVHSMLKSAFNTVAMEKEKIKSVLSDQEQSERSAQVIALRKSLSQALSQNAELKTRLGRIHSESVLSEQTISVNLITSPDEGGEQRGIPLTQQTSNESRLSMSESVSEFFDAQEVLLSASSSENEASDDESYVSDVSDNISEDNASVTDNVSRQMPNGDLAGSAFRNGRRPCLPAPSPDCSNINLWNILRNNIGKDLSKVSMPVELNEPLNTLQHMCEELEYTELLDRAADTEDPYERMAIMAAFVISGYSSTYYRAGSKPFNPLLGETYECIREDKGMCFIAEQVSHHPPISACHADSNKFTFLQDVRWKNKFWGKSMEILPIGTVNVILPSFGDHYEWNKVTTCVHNILSGRRWIEHYGEITIRNTKSSACICKLTFVKGNYWSSNVNEVQGFVMDQEGKVVHRLFGKWHEGLYCGVPPSARCIWRPGSMPTDYELYYGFTRFAIELNELCPEMQDLLPPTDARFRPDQRHLEEGNVEMAASEKQRIEDMQRTRRKWQDENDIKHEPRFFKKVVDANQRERWVTNNTYWELRKSPGFINMENPNLW; encoded by the exons gAGGCAGACAGCTGGGAAATCATTGAGGGACTGAAAATCGGTCAGAGCAACGTCCAGAGGCCAGATAAACACGAAGGCTTCATGTTGAAGAAGCGGAAATGGCCACTGAAAGGCTGGCACAAG CGTTTTTTTGTCCTGGACAATGGGATGCTGAAGTACTCCAAGTCACCAATTGAT ATTCAGAAAGGCAAGCTGCATGGCTGCATTGATGTGGGTCTCTCTGTCATGTCCATCAAGAAGAGAGCCCGCCGCATTGACTTGGACACAGAGGAGCATCTCTACCACCTCAAG ATCAAGTCTCCAGACATCTTTGACTCCTGGGTGGTCAAGCTGCGCCACCACCGTCTCTACCGGCAGAATGAGATCGTCCGCTCCCCCCGAGACGCCACCATAAGGACGTTTCCTCCCCCTGCCAGCACCGAGTCCCCCATCCCTCACCCCCACCCAGCCTCCCCCGCTGCAGGACAACATGAAGTAAAG ACCAAGCCCACCAGTCTTCCACCATGGCAGTCCCCCCCGGCCCCCAGTAGCAGCACCAGCCTCCCACCATGGCAGTCCCCCCAGGCCCCCAGTAGCAGCACCAGTCTTCCACCATGGCAGTCCCCCCAGGCCCCCAGTACCAGGagcagcctgcctgcctcctACAGTAACGGACAGAGCAAGGTGGCTGCATGGCTCCAGGAGTCAGAGGAGATGGACAAGTGTACAGAGG AGCTCGCCCGCTGCCAGTCCAGCCTGATTGAGCTGAGCAGGTTACTGCAGAGCCTGGAGGGCCTACAGAGGACCCAGTCAGCGCCCAATTTCACTGACatgcag CATAGTTCTGTAGACATGTCAAAGAAAAACAAGCGCATGAACAGAAGATGGAGAACCAAAAGTGTCTGCAAAGATTCAAAATTGCAGAATCAG gtcccctctctccctgtgagtGCCAGTATGTCGCCCACgcgcctccactcctccaacccCAACCTGTGCGCTGAGCAGGTGGACTTCCAGACCCCTGTCTCTCGCCAGATTCCTGACAACATGGAGTGTGGCGGTGACTACATCAAACTACAGGAGGACTTCTGCCTCATCGCTCAGAaag TCCACTCCATGTTGAAGTCTGCATTCAACACggtggccatggagaaggagaagaTAAAATCTGTTCTCTCAGACCAGGAGCAGTCAGAGCGGTCTGCCCAGGTCATCGCCCTCAGGAAGTCTCTGTCACAG GCCCTGTCCCAAAACGCTGAGCTTAAAACCCGACTGGGCCGCATCCACTCTGAGTCGGTCCTGTCTGAACAAACGATCAGTGTGAACCTCATCACCAGTCCTGatgag GGGGGGGAGCAGAGGGGAATCCCTCTGACTCAACAGACGTCCAATGAGAGCAGGCTGTCTATGTCAGAGTCTGTGTCGGAGTTCTTCGACGCCCAGGAAGTACTGCTGTCAGCCAGCTCGTCAGAGAACGAG GCCTCAGACGATGAATCATACGTCAGCGATGTGAGCGATAATATTTCAGAAGACAATGCCAGCGTGACTGATAACGTCTCCAGACAAA TGCCGAACGGAGACCTGGCTGGAAGTGCCTTCCGTAACGGGCGACGCCCGTGTCTCCCCGCCCCCTCGCCAGACTGCAGCAACATCAACCTGTGGAACATCCTGAGGAACAACATAGGGAAGGACCTGTCCAAGGTGTCCATGCCTGTGGAGCTCAATGAGCCCCTCAACACCCTGCAGCACATGTGTGAAGAGCTGGAGTACACTGAGCTACTAGACAGGGCTGCCGATACGGAGGACCCCTATGAACGCATG GCCATTATGGCAGCGTTCGTCATCTCAGGGTACTCCTCCACGTACTACAGAGCGGGAAGCAAGCCATTCAACCCTTTACTGGGAGAGACGTATGAATGTATCCGTGAGGACAAGGGCATGTGTTTTATCGCTGAGCAG GTGAGCCACCATCCACCCATATCAGCTTGTCACGCTGATTCCAACAAGTTCACCTTCTTGCAAG ATGTCAGATGGAAAAACAAATTCTGGgggaaatcaatggaaatcctCCCGATTGGCACCGTTAATGTTATCCTTCCAAg CTTTGGTGACCACTATGAATGGAACAAAGTTACCACCTGCGTGCACAACATCCTAAGCGGCAGAAGGTGGATCGAACACTACGGAGAGATCACCATTAGGAACACCAAAAGCAGTGCCTGTATCTGCAAACTTACCTTCGTCAAG GGAAATTACTGGAGTTCTAATGTGAATGAGGTTCAAGGGTTTGTGATGGACCAAGAGGGGAAGGTAGTGCATCGGCTGTTCGGAAAATGGCATGAGGGCCTTTACTGTGGAGTCCCGCCCTCTGCCAGATGCATCTGGAGGCCAG GGTCCATGCCCACAGACTATGAGCTGTATTATGGCTTTACCAGGTTTGCCATTGAGCTCAATGAGCTTTGCCCTGAGATGCAAGACCTGCTACCACCCACAGATGCCCGCTTCAGACCCGATCAAAG ACACCTGGAGGAGGGGAATGTGGAAATGGCAGCCTCAGAAAAGCAGCGTATTGAGGACATGCAGCGCACCAGGAGGAAGTGGCAAGACGAGAACGACATTAAGCACGAACCACGCTTCTTCAA GAAAGTGGTTGATGCCAATCAAAGGGAGCGCTGGGTCACTAACAACACCTACTGGGAGCTTCGCAAATCCCCCGGCTTCATCAACATGGAAAACCCTAATCTATGGTAG